The Halobacterium sp. CBA1132 genome has a segment encoding these proteins:
- the cofD gene encoding 2-phospho-L-lactate transferase — MTTFLAGGTGTPKLLAGGREVFDPTELTVVANTGDDVELGGVLVCPDVDTVLFEGGDVLDRETWWGIEGDDATTHDYLTDLSRAAGIEPGPRYLPDGRQTAGRDLARWRRFSAASEFMFIGDRDRAVHVLRTSLLDEGNSLTEVTRTLADAFGLAADVVPMSDDPVATIVHTPDGELHFQAFWVAENGEPTVEDVEFRGADRAAPGDAALDALRDGPVIIGPSNPVTSIGPVLALDGVREALRESTVVAVSPFVEDEVFSGPAAKLMDAVGYEPSTAGVADAYPFADAFVLDDADGTSLDRPVVCTDTEMNDDADAERVARACQQAIERAGGEVA; from the coding sequence ATGACGACGTTCCTCGCCGGAGGGACGGGGACGCCGAAGCTCCTCGCGGGCGGCCGCGAGGTCTTCGACCCAACGGAACTCACGGTCGTCGCGAACACCGGCGACGACGTGGAACTCGGGGGCGTGCTCGTCTGTCCGGACGTCGACACCGTGCTCTTCGAGGGCGGCGACGTGCTGGACCGCGAGACGTGGTGGGGTATCGAGGGCGACGACGCGACGACCCACGACTACCTCACCGACCTCTCGCGGGCCGCCGGCATCGAGCCCGGTCCTCGATACCTCCCTGACGGCAGACAGACGGCGGGCCGCGACCTCGCGCGCTGGCGGCGCTTCTCGGCGGCCAGCGAGTTCATGTTCATCGGGGACCGCGACCGAGCGGTCCACGTCCTCCGCACCAGCCTCCTCGACGAAGGCAACTCACTCACGGAGGTCACGCGAACGCTCGCGGACGCGTTCGGCCTCGCGGCCGACGTGGTCCCGATGAGCGACGACCCCGTCGCGACAATCGTCCACACGCCCGACGGCGAACTGCACTTTCAGGCGTTCTGGGTCGCGGAGAACGGCGAACCGACCGTCGAGGACGTGGAGTTCCGGGGCGCCGACCGAGCCGCCCCGGGGGACGCCGCGCTCGACGCGCTCCGCGACGGGCCCGTAATTATCGGACCCTCGAACCCAGTCACGAGCATCGGCCCGGTGCTCGCGCTCGACGGCGTCCGCGAGGCGCTCCGCGAGTCGACCGTGGTCGCCGTCTCCCCGTTCGTCGAGGACGAAGTGTTCTCGGGACCCGCGGCGAAACTGATGGATGCAGTCGGCTACGAGCCGTCGACGGCGGGTGTGGCGGACGCCTACCCGTTCGCGGACGCGTTCGTGCTCGACGACGCCGACGGCACCAGTCTCGACCGACCGGTCGTTTGCACGGACACCGAGATGAACGACGACGCGGACGCCGAGCGCGTCGCCCGCGCCTGCCAGCAGGCAATCGAGCGCGCTGGCGGGGAGGTGGCCTGA
- a CDS encoding tRNA-dihydrouridine synthase translates to MFAPRVALASLSGESDAEWAEACARPAGAAFLGGIAVDEPTREAARAMVDRDREEFLPADPIAFVDDQLGELDDAFLRAGVNVRAVELDALREVAAVCADHDAMLEVNAHCRQDEMCAAGAGESLLGDTGRLCEQVETASDAGAAVSVKVRAEVEGAHLPTLAKAIERAGADAIHVDAMDSRRVVRDIAEATDLFVVANNGVRGREDVFEYLSYGADAVSVGRPSRDVEAVQSVYAAVKEWFL, encoded by the coding sequence ATGTTCGCGCCGCGCGTCGCGCTCGCGAGCCTCAGCGGCGAGTCCGACGCCGAGTGGGCGGAAGCCTGCGCTCGGCCCGCCGGCGCGGCTTTCCTCGGGGGTATCGCCGTCGACGAGCCGACCCGCGAAGCCGCCCGAGCGATGGTCGACCGCGACCGCGAGGAGTTCCTCCCCGCGGACCCGATTGCGTTCGTCGACGACCAGCTCGGCGAACTCGACGACGCCTTCCTGCGTGCCGGCGTGAACGTCCGCGCGGTCGAACTCGACGCGCTACGGGAGGTTGCCGCGGTCTGCGCCGACCACGACGCGATGCTCGAAGTGAACGCGCACTGCCGGCAGGACGAAATGTGCGCCGCGGGCGCCGGCGAGTCACTGCTGGGAGACACCGGACGGCTCTGCGAGCAGGTCGAGACCGCGAGCGACGCGGGCGCGGCGGTCTCCGTGAAAGTCCGGGCGGAAGTCGAGGGCGCGCACCTGCCGACGCTCGCGAAAGCCATCGAGCGCGCCGGCGCCGACGCGATTCACGTGGACGCGATGGACTCGCGGCGCGTCGTCCGCGACATCGCCGAGGCGACCGACCTGTTCGTCGTCGCGAACAACGGCGTGCGCGGCCGCGAGGACGTCTTCGAGTACCTCTCGTACGGTGCGGACGCGGTCAGCGTCGGGCGGCCGAGCCGCGATGTCGAGGCGGTGCAGTCGGTGTACGCCGCGGTCAAGGAGTGGTTCCTGTGA
- a CDS encoding triphosphoribosyl-dephospho-CoA synthase, translated as MTPPEHAELALLVEVAGTPKPGNVDRERDLADLHFEQFLAGAVGARDGLEAAADGPVGDAFETAVAGMADGSGTNTQFGCLLLLTPLVRAASRGDLSPEGVTDIVEATTVADAEAFYRAFEHAEVAVPDPPEGVDALDARRGAAAIPALRERDLTLEDVMALGTDHDANAREWLQGFPRVFRAAARIEAERGPLTDRAASAFLTLLAEDLDTLVVTQHGEGVAREVQERALSLQRADTEEVREFADDLVERGVNPGTTADLTAAAVFVALERGVSVRG; from the coding sequence GTGACGCCGCCCGAGCACGCCGAACTCGCGCTGCTCGTGGAGGTCGCGGGGACGCCGAAGCCCGGGAACGTCGACCGCGAGCGCGACCTCGCGGACCTCCACTTCGAGCAGTTCCTCGCCGGCGCGGTCGGCGCACGGGACGGCCTCGAAGCCGCCGCCGACGGCCCCGTCGGGGACGCCTTCGAGACGGCCGTCGCGGGGATGGCCGACGGCAGCGGGACGAACACGCAGTTCGGCTGCCTGCTGTTGTTGACGCCGCTCGTGCGCGCCGCGAGCCGCGGCGACCTCTCGCCCGAGGGCGTCACCGATATCGTGGAGGCGACGACCGTCGCGGACGCCGAGGCGTTCTACCGCGCGTTCGAGCACGCCGAAGTCGCGGTTCCGGACCCGCCAGAGGGCGTGGACGCGCTGGACGCGCGCCGCGGCGCGGCGGCGATTCCCGCGCTCCGCGAGCGCGACCTCACGCTCGAAGACGTGATGGCACTCGGCACCGACCACGACGCGAACGCCCGCGAGTGGCTGCAGGGGTTCCCGCGCGTGTTCCGCGCGGCCGCCCGCATCGAGGCGGAGCGTGGGCCGCTGACCGACCGCGCGGCGTCCGCGTTCCTCACGCTGCTCGCCGAGGACCTCGACACGCTCGTCGTCACGCAGCACGGCGAGGGCGTCGCTCGCGAGGTCCAGGAGCGTGCGCTCTCCCTGCAGCGCGCCGACACCGAGGAAGTCCGGGAGTTCGCCGACGACCTCGTGGAGCGCGGCGTCAACCCCGGAACGACCGCGGACCTCACCGCCGCCGCGGTGTTCGTCGCGCTCGAACGCGGGGTGTCCGTCCGTGGCTGA